One stretch of Glandiceps talaboti chromosome 7, keGlaTala1.1, whole genome shotgun sequence DNA includes these proteins:
- the LOC144438288 gene encoding copine-3-like, protein MAYAYGAPSGPGGPASKVELRISCRKLINKDISSKSDPMVVLYMQLGGTWVEVERTDKVTNSLDPNFSKALTVNYMFEEVQKMKFSVFDIDNETEKVSDDDFLGEHECTLGQVVSKGAYTKPLTSKSGKPMKDSTITVVAEEVSDSKQNLNLSFRANNVDKKDFFGKSDPYLEFFRSGSQDNQVMVHRTEVVMNNQSPTWKTFKISVQALCNGNYEKPIKIVCYDWDDDGSHDLIGETTATAQQMIDGTTGGRQAEWQLVHPKKKAKKKSYVHSGQLFLTSCKITQEYSFLDYILGGCQINFTVGIDFTGSNGDPNHPSSLHYISPGYPNQYAQAISTVGNVIQDYDSDKLFPALGFGAKIPPNGEVSFEFAINFDSSNPFCAGVQGILQAYENCIRQVKLWGPTNVAPIIYHVAKFAQQAQTQQGASQYFVLLLLTDGVLTDMDEVRQAIVRSSHLPMSIIIIGIGDADFSDMRVLDGDDGVLKTTRGEKVARDIVQFVPFRDYKHASPPALAKTVLAEVPKQVTDYFQKRGITPNSRPDATQ, encoded by the exons ATGGCATATGCATATGGAGCACCAAGTGGTCCTGGTGGCCCAGCCTCTAAGGTGGAATTGAGAATATCATGCAGGAAGCTGATCAACAAAGATATAAGCTCTAAATCAGATCCAATGGTAGTACTATATATGCAGCTTGGAGGAACATGGGTTGAG GTGGAGAGAACAGACAAAGTGACAAATAGTCTAGATCCCAATTTCTCCAAAGCCTTAACGGTCAATTATATGTTTGAGGAAGTACAGAAGATGAAGTTTAGCGTGTTTGACATCGataatgaaacagaaaaagTGTCTGACGATGATTTCCTGGGCGAACATGAATGTACTCTGGGACAG GTTGTATCAAAAGGAGCATACACCAAACCACTAACTAGTAAGTCTGGCAAACCCATGAAAGACAGCACTATTACG GTAGTTGCTGAAGAAGTGTCTGATTCCaagcaaaatttgaatttgagTTTTAGAGCTAATAATGTTGACAAAAAG GATTTCTTTGGCAAGTCAGATCCTTACCTTGAGTTTTTCAGATCAGGTAGCCAAGACAACCAGGTAATGGTTCACCGAACAGAG GTTGTCATGAACAACCAGAGTCCAACATGGAAGACTTTCAAAATTTCTGTACAAGCTCTATGTAATGGTAACTATGAGAAACCAATTAAG ATTGTATGTTATGACTGGGATGATGATGGAAGCCATGATCTGATTGGTGAAACTACTGCAACAGCTCAGCAAATGATAGATGGTACTACTGGTGGTAGACAG gcggAATGGCAACTTGTCCATCCAAAGAAAAAGGCAAAGAAGAAATCTTACGTACATTCCGGGCAATTGTTCCTGACATCCTGCAAG ATAACTCAAGAGTACTCATTCCTAGACTATATACTTGGTGGATGCCAGATAAATTTCact GTTGGAATTGATTTCACTGGTTCAAATGGTGATCCTAATCATCCCAGTTCACTTCATTACATCAGTCCAGGATATCCTAACCAATATGCACAGGCTATCAGTACTGTGGGTAATGTGATACAGGACTATGACAG TGATAAGCTGTTCCCTGCACTAGGATTTGGAGCCAAGATACCACCAAATGGAGAAGTGTCGTTTGAATTTGCCATCAATTTTGACAGCTCTAATCCATTTTGTGCAG GTGTTCAAGGGATACTTCAAGCCTATGAGAACTGCATACGTCAAGTTAAACTGTGGGGTCCAACCAATGTAGCACCCATTATTTACCATGTAGCTAAATTTGCTCAACAAGCCCAGACACAACAGGGAGCATCG CAATACTTTGTCCTGTTGCTTCTAACTGATGGGGTACTGACAGACATGGATGAAGTAAGACAAGCCATTGTGAGATCATCACATCTCCCCATGTCAATCATCATAATTGGTATAGGAGATGCAGATTTCTCTGACATGAGAGTACTGGATGGGGATGATGGTGTGCTGAAGACAACACGAGGTGAAAAGGTGGCCAGAGATATCGTACAGTTTGTTCCATTTAGAGACTACAAACAT GCAAGTCCACCAGCCCTGGCAAAGACAGTTTTGGCAGAGGTACCCAAACAAGTGACTGATTATTTCCAGAAAAGGGGTATTACTCCAAATAGTAGACCAGATGCTACTCAGTAA